A region of Arabidopsis thaliana chromosome 5, partial sequence DNA encodes the following proteins:
- a CDS encoding fantom protein (unknown protein; Has 133 Blast hits to 129 proteins in 40 species: Archae - 2; Bacteria - 0; Metazoa - 60; Fungi - 5; Plants - 29; Viruses - 0; Other Eukaryotes - 37 (source: NCBI BLink).), with the protein MLSSIIDDKPASSTWLNRLRLNRGLTTDDDDASGNPLTLDDFLRRNHHTEIAATSSASDSPPSAPIPSDPELAESPSEEPVPGEWYGVMSDVLFELFNFSGSSKSSTIPGKKKLPRKQSNPRHCSLETPEDVVVPLVNQKSDDANCLPSVREFATSSSRSSYNKKPPAPEIRERRRSVVEGDGVDEEEEKGEKDLVGFSRSEVTVIDTSFKIWKSEKLVFRRRNVWKVREKKGKSRVVSKLKKLMKKKKKKKRKCDDVDDDDGGIARKKSKKMKISTSVSDNNPRYNVEEIHDEPESSNVSRRLLSKPRKEGSFGIHTSKKNSEAAAQGYRSLA; encoded by the exons ATGCTAAGCTCCATCATCGACGACAAACCTGCCTCCTCCACTTGGCTCAACCGCCTCCGATTAAACAGAGGCCTCACAACCGACGATGACGATGCTTCTGGCAATCCACTTACTCTCGACGACTTTCTCCGCCGCAACCACCACACGGAAATCGCCGCCACTAGTTCCGCTTCCGATTCACCTCCATCTGCTCCAATTCCTTCAGATCCAGAATTAGCTGAAAGTCCATCGGAGGAGCCAGTTCCTGGAGAATGGTACGGCGTGATGAGCGATGTTCTCTTCGAGCTATTCAATTTCAGCGGCTCCTCTAAATCTTCCACAATTCCCGGGAAGAAGAAGTTACCAAGGAAACAATCAAACCCTAGGCATTGCTCTTTAGAGACTCCTGAAGACGTTGTTGTTCCGTTGGTAAATCAGAAAAGCGACGACGCTAATTGTCTCCCTAGTGTTCGTGAATTCGCTACTTCATCGTCGCGTAGTTCATACAATAAGAAACCTCCGGCGCCGGAGATTAgggagaggagaagaagtgTAGTGGAAGGTGATGGTGtggatgaggaagaagagaaaggagagaaagaTCTAGTTGGGTTTTCGAGAAGTGAAGTGACCGTGATTGATACTAGCTTTAAGATTTGGAAATCTGAGAAACTTGTTTTCAGGAGGAGAAATGTTTggaaagtgagagagaagaaaggtaAATCAAGAGTTGTTTCGAAGTTGAagaagttgatgaagaagaagaagaagaaaaagaggaaatgtgatgatgttgatgatgatgatggtggaaTTGCTCGgaaaaaaagcaagaagatgaagatttcaACATCAGTTTCAGACAAT AATCCACGCTATAACGTCGAAGAGATTCATGATGAACCAGAAAGCAGCAATGTCAGCCGAAG GTTGCTCTCTAAGCCTAGAAAAGAAGGTTCTTTCGGTATACATACAAGCAAGAAGAACAGCGAAGCAGCGGCTCAAGGTTATCGGTCTTTGGCCTAA
- a CDS encoding 60S acidic ribosomal protein family (60S acidic ribosomal protein family; FUNCTIONS IN: structural constituent of ribosome; INVOLVED IN: translational elongation; LOCATED IN: cytosolic ribosome, ribosome; EXPRESSED IN: inflorescence meristem, flower; EXPRESSED DURING: petal differentiation and expansion stage; CONTAINS InterPro DOMAIN/s: Ribosomal protein 60S (InterPro:IPR001813); BEST Arabidopsis thaliana protein match is: 60S acidic ribosomal protein family (TAIR:AT1G01100.3); Has 1807 Blast hits to 1807 proteins in 277 species: Archae - 0; Bacteria - 0; Metazoa - 736; Fungi - 347; Plants - 385; Viruses - 0; Other Eukaryotes - 339 (source: NCBI BLink).): MSTSELACTYAALILHDDGIEITAENISKLVKTANVNVESYWPSLFAKLCEKKNIDDLIMNVGAGGCGVARPVTTAAPTASQSVSIPEEKKNEMEVIKEESEDDMIIGLFD; the protein is encoded by the exons ATGTCGACCAGTGAGCTCGCCTGCACTTATGCTGCTCTCATCCTCCACGATGATGGAATCGAGATCACC GCTGAGAACATATCAAAACTGGTGAAAACAGCCAACGTGAATGTCGAGTCATACTGGCCTAGCCTCTTTGCTAAGCTatgtgagaagaagaacatcGACGATCTCATCATGAATGTAGGAGCCGGTGGTTGTGGTGTGGCTCGTCCAGTTACCACTGCTGCTCCTACCGCTTCTCAATCAGTCTCTATTCccgaggagaagaagaatgagatg GAGGTGAtcaaagaagagagtgaagatgaCATGATAATCGGATTATTTGACTAG
- the TTG1 gene encoding Transducin/WD40 repeat-like superfamily protein (TRANSPARENT TESTA GLABRA 1 (TTG1); CONTAINS InterPro DOMAIN/s: WD40 repeat 2 (InterPro:IPR019782), WD40 repeat-like-containing domain (InterPro:IPR011046), WD40 repeat, conserved site (InterPro:IPR019775), WD40-repeat-containing domain (InterPro:IPR017986), WD40/YVTN repeat-like-containing domain (InterPro:IPR015943), WD40 repeat (InterPro:IPR001680), WD40 repeat, subgroup (InterPro:IPR019781); BEST Arabidopsis thaliana protein match is: Transducin/WD40 repeat-like superfamily protein (TAIR:AT1G12910.1); Has 1807 Blast hits to 1807 proteins in 277 species: Archae - 0; Bacteria - 0; Metazoa - 736; Fungi - 347; Plants - 385; Viruses - 0; Other Eukaryotes - 339 (source: NCBI BLink).) — MDNSAPDSLSRSETAVTYDSPYPLYAMAFSSLRSSSGHRIAVGSFLEDYNNRIDILSFDSDSMTVKPLPNLSFEHPYPPTKLMFSPPSLRRPSSGDLLASSGDFLRLWEINEDSSTVEPISVLNNSKTSEFCAPLTSFDWNDVEPKRLGTCSIDTTCTIWDIEKSVVETQLIAHDKEVHDIAWGEARVFASVSADGSVRIFDLRDKEHSTIIYESPQPDTPLLRLAWNKQDLRYMATILMDSNKVVILDIRSPTMPVAELERHQASVNAIAWAPQSCKHICSGGDDTQALIWELPTVAGPNGIDPMSVYSAGSEINQLQWSSSQPDWIGIAFANKMQLLRV, encoded by the coding sequence ATGGATAATTCAGCTCCAGATTCGTTATCCAGATCGGAAACCGCCGTCACATACGACTCACCATATCCACTCTACGCCAtggctttctcttctctccgcTCATCCTCCGGTCACAGAATCGCCGTCGGAAGCTTCCTCGAAGATTACAACAACCGCATCGACATTCTCTCTTTCGATTCCGATTCAATGACCGTTAAGCCTCTCCCGAATCTCTCCTTCGAGCATCCTTATCCTCCAACAAAGCTAATGTTCAGTCCTCCTTCTCTCCGTCGTCCTTCCTCCGGAGATCTCCTCGCTTCCTCCGGCGATTTCCTCCGTCTTTGGGAAATTAACGAAGATTCATCAACCGTCGAGCCAATCTCGGTTCTCAACAACAGCAAAACGAGCGAGTTTTGTGCGCCGTTGACTTCCTTCGATTGGAACGATGTAGAGCCGAAACGTCTCGGAACTTGTAGTATTGATACGACGTGTACGATTTGGGATATTGAGAAGTCTGTTGTTGAGACTCAGCTTATAGCTCATGATAAAGAGGTTCATGACATTGCTTGGGGAGAAGCTAGGGTTTTCGCATCAGTCTCTGCTGATGGATCCGTTAGGATCTTTGATTTACGTGATAAGGAACATTCTACAATCATTTACGAGAGTCCTCAGCCTGATACGCCTTTGTTAAGACTTGCTTGGAACAAACAAGATCTTAGATATATGGCTACGATTTTGATGGATTCTAATAAGGTTGTGATTCTCGATATTCGTTCGCCGACTATGCCTGTTGCTGAGCTTGAAAGACATCAGGCTAGTGTGAATGCTATAGCTTGGGCGCCTCAGAGCTGTAAACATATTTGTTCTGGTGGTGATGATACACAGGCTCTTATTTGGGAGCTTCCTACTGTTGCTGGACCCAATGGGATTGATCCGATGTCGGTTTATTCGGCTGGTTCGGAGATTAATCAGTTGCAGTGGTCTTCTTCGCAGCCTGATTGGATTGGTATTGCTTTTGCTAACAAAATGCAGCTCCTTAGAGTTTGA